A single genomic interval of Oreochromis aureus strain Israel breed Guangdong linkage group 12, ZZ_aureus, whole genome shotgun sequence harbors:
- the LOC116336440 gene encoding pikachurin isoform X4: MESKCKERSLLYLLFFAICTANVCFCARRSNARRSDRLSPPLDIQLETINCTAFSVRWKMPRRHVSTITGYKVFYTEMKNGRTVGTASIMEVPLSLDMLTTGQFDGQASFDVDISNLKVNTKYRVSVGAYGWAGEGRPSMPRDISTASQEMCMPPSPPSQPTVMAVSDTELALSWQQGESDGSAPVLHFLVAYIRPEMDTEWTYIREPIETNSMVLKGLLPETEYQFVVRAVNKHGVSPPSPINNPVRTLASYGRLLNGGDTFQYVVQQPRYRLTGASDVGSGDYGSYITDPGVKDEDGFDIDDSDYDIFIEELKPFPGISQDNRKSQLRSHSGPPSGRNVVYRMNTMTPPNVTAAPVSTTTSSIFSEFTDLLFPVTSQPSSTLETKTTAPLTPTSIPLSTTTSTTTTSPWKGEVPRVYDLSCDDTVCPPDSFCLTDYESGGSRCHCNLGRRGDTCSEALSVKFPRFHGHSHMTFEPLKNSYQTFQITLEFKADSEDGLLLYCGENEHGRGDFTSLALVRGKLHYRFNCGTGAAQIVSESRIVLGQWHTVTVFRDGMSGWLRMDNDTPISGRSQGQYSKITFRSPLYVGGSPSAYWLVKATGTNRGFVGCMQSLTINNKATDIRPWPLGRALSGADIGECSDNVCDLVSCANGGVCFANRADGYICLCPLGFRGALCEESFSLSSPLFNETVFSYAVIPWPQSSQSYLSFTEFEVTFQPSTPDGVLLYSDDAGSGDFLAINLVDRYVEFRFDCGSGGAVIRSEEQISLDSWHELRVSRTAKSGILQVDSQRPMEGIAEGAFTQINCSSPLYIGGVPEYDKTKRTAGVIKPFTGIIQQLILNDRTIPITTGTAGGVNVANSAHPCVESPCANGGTCRPKWDGYECDCPLGYDGRHCQKAVTEAIEIPQFIGRSYLTYDNRDILKRVSGSRTSLFMRFKSTAKDGLLLWRGDSPMRPNSDFLSMGLQDGALIFSYNLGSGVANIVVNGTFSDGKWHRVKAVRDGQSGKLTVDDYGAKTGRAPGKMRQLNINGPLYVGGMKEIALHTNRQYIGGLVGCVSHFTLSTDYHLALVEDAADGKNINTCSN; this comes from the exons ATCGCCTGAGTCCTCCATTAGACATCCAGCTGGAGACAATCAACTGCACTGCCTTCAGTGTACGATGGAAGATGCCCCGGAGACATGTTAGCACCATCACTGGATATAAG GTTTTCTACACAGAGATGAAGAATGGCCGTACAGTAGGGACTGCGTCTATAATGGAGGTCCCGCTCAGCTTGGACATGCTGACTACT ggACAATTTGATGGACAAGCAAGCTTT GATGTGGACATCAGTAATCTGAAGGTGAACACTAAATACAGAGTCAGTGTTGGAGCATATGGCTGGGCAGGGGAGGGAAGACCCAGCATGCCCAGAGACATCAGCACTGCTTCACAGG AAATGTGCATGCCCCCTTCACCCCCCTCCCAGCCCACTGTCATGGCCGTATCCGACACAGAGCTGGCGCTATCGTGGCAGCAAGGCGAGAGCGACGGAAGCGCACCTGTTCTTCACTTCCTGGTAGCTTACATCAG gcCAGAAATGGACACAGAGTGGACATACATTCGTGAGCCCATTGAGACTAACTCCATGGTTCTGAAAGGGTTACTTCCAGAAACAGAGTACCAGTTTGTTGTCAGGGCGGTCAACAAACACGGAGTTAGCCCACCCAGTCCTATCAACAACCCCGTGCGCACGCTCG CTTCTTATGGCAGACTTCTGAATGGAGGAGACACTTTTCAGTATGTGGTGCAGCAGCCTCGGTACAGACTAACAG GTGCATCAGATGTTGGCAGCGGTGACTATGGGAGTTACATCACAGATCCTGGGGTCAAAGATGAAGATGGCTTTGACATTGATGACTCTGATTATGATATTTTCATTGAAGAG TTGAAGCCATTTCCGGGTATAAGTCAGGACAACAGGAAGTCCCAACTGCGTTCACACTCTGGTCCCCCATCTGGTCGAAATGTTGTTTACCGTATGAACACCATGACTCCTCCAAATGTTACAGCTGCACCAGTTTCCACAACCACATCATCCATCTTTTCAGAGTTTACAGATCTGCTTTTCCCAGTCACTTCACAGCCCAGTAGCACTCTTGAGACCAAAACTACTGCCCCACTCACTCCTACCAG CATCCCTTTGTCGACCACCACTTCTACTACGACCACGTCCCCCTGGAAAGGCGAGGTACCTCGTGTGTACGACCTGAGCTGTGATGATACTGTGTGTCCGCCCGACAGCTTCTGTCTCACTGATTACGAAAGCGGCGGTTCGCGCTGCCACTGCAACCTTGGACGAAGAGGGGACACATGCTCTGAGG CGTTATCAGTGAAGTTTCCCAGATTCCATGGCCACTCTCACATGACCTTTGAACCCTTAAAAAACTCTTATCAAACCTTTCAGATTACTTTGGAGTTTAAG GCAGACTCTGAGGATGGGTTGCTGCTGTACTGTGGAGAGAATGAACATGGCCGTGGAGACTTTACTTCTTTGGCTTTGGTTCGGGGGAAGCTTCATTACAG GTTTAACTGTGGTACAGGAGCAGCTCAGATAGTCAGTGAGAGCCGCATTGTCCTCGGTCAGTGGCACACAGTAACTGTCTTCAGAGATGGCATGAGTGGCTGGCTCCGTATGGACAACGACACACCCATATCCGGACGATCACAG GGTCAGTATAGTAAGATCACCTTCCGCTCCCCGTTGTATGTGGGTGGATCCCCAAGCGCTTACTGGCTGGTCAAAGCGACAGGGACAAATCGTGGCTTTGTTGGCTGCATGCAGAGTCTGACCATCAACAATAAGGCTACAGACATCAGGCCCTGGCCCCTGGGCAGAGCTCTGAGTGGAGCTGATATAG GTGAGTGCAGTGACAATGTGTGCGACCTGGTCAGCTGTGCCAATGGCGGAGTCTGCTTTGCAAATCGTGCTGATGGCTACATCTGCCTGTGCCCACTTGGCTTCAGAGGAGCACTTTGTGAAGAGA GTTTCTCACTGTCCTCGCCGCTCTTCAATGAAACAGTGTTTTCATATGCCGTCATCCCAtggcctcagtcctcacagagttACCTGTCCTTCACTGAGTTTGAGGTGACGTTTCAGCCGTCAACCCCTGATGGAGTGCTGCTGTACAGTGATGACGCAGGGAGCGGGGACTTCCTTGCTATAAACCTGGTGGACAGATATGTAGAGTTCAGATTTGACTGTGGCTCTGGAGGAGCTGTCATAAG GAGTGAGGAGCAGATCAGTTTGGACTCATGGCATGAGCTAAGAGTATCACGTACAGCAAAGAGTGGTATCCTCCAGGTGGACAGCCAGAGACCTATGGAGGGGATTGCTGAG GGAGCTTTCACTCAGATCAACTGCAGCTCACCTCTCTATATTGGCGGCGTGCCAGAGTACGATAAAACCAAGAGGACAGCAGGTGTAATAAAGCCCTTCACTGGCATTATTCAGCAG CTAATACTCAATGATCGCACCATCCCCATAACAACTGGAACTGCTGGTGGAGTTAATGTAGCCAATTCTGCACACCCATGTGTGGAAAGTCCGTGTGCCAATGGAGGAACCTGCAggccaaagtgggatggatatGAGTGTGACTGCCCTCTAGGGTACGACGGGAGGCATTGCCAGAAAG CTGTTACTGAAGCCATAGAGATTCCACAGTTCATCGGAAGAAGTTACCTGACCTATGACAACAGAGATATCCTTAAAAG AGTATCTGGGTCCAGAACCAGCCTTTTCATGCGTTTTAAGAGCACAGCCAAAGACGGGTTGTTGCTCTGGCGAGGAGACAGTCCAATGAGACCCAACAGTGACTTCCTTTCTATGGGTCTTCAAGATGGTGCTCTCATCTTCAG TTACAACCTGGGCAGTGGTGTAGCCAACATTGTCGTCAACGGGACCTTTAGTGATGGAAAGTGGCACAGAGTCAAAGCTGTGAG GGATGGCCAGTCAGGAAAGCTGACTGTCGATGACTATGGGGCAAAGACAGGCAGGGCGCCCGGCAAAATGAGACAACTTAATATCAATGGACCCTTATATGTTG GTGGCATGAAGGAGATAGCGCTTCACACAAACAGACAGTACATTGGAGGCTTGGTGGGCTGTGTGTCCCACTTCACACTGTCCACGGACTATCACTTAGCGCTGGTGGAGGACGCTGCTGACGGCAAGAACATCAACACCTGTTCCAACTAG
- the LOC116336440 gene encoding pikachurin isoform X1, whose amino-acid sequence MESKCKERSLLYLLFFAICTANVCFCARRSNARRSDRLSPPLDIQLETINCTAFSVRWKMPRRHVSTITGYKVFYTEMKNGRTVGTASIMEVPLSLDMLTTGQFDGQASFDVDISNLKVNTKYRVSVGAYGWAGEGRPSMPRDISTASQEMCMPPSPPSQPTVMAVSDTELALSWQQGESDGSAPVLHFLVAYIRPEMDTEWTYIREPIETNSMVLKGLLPETEYQFVVRAVNKHGVSPPSPINNPVRTLASYGRLLNGGDTFQYVVQQPRYRLTGASDVGSGDYGSYITDPGVKDEDGFDIDDSDYDIFIEELKPFPGISQDNRKSQLRSHSGPPSGRNVVYRMNTMTPPNVTAAPVSTTTSSIFSEFTDLLFPVTSQPSSTLETKTTAPLTPTSIPLSTTTSTTTTSPWKGEVPRVYDLSCDDTVCPPDSFCLTDYESGGSRCHCNLGRRGDTCSEALSVKFPRFHGHSHMTFEPLKNSYQTFQITLEFKADSEDGLLLYCGENEHGRGDFTSLALVRGKLHYRFNCGTGAAQIVSESRIVLGQWHTVTVFRDGMSGWLRMDNDTPISGRSQGQYSKITFRSPLYVGGSPSAYWLVKATGTNRGFVGCMQSLTINNKATDIRPWPLGRALSGADIGECSDNVCDLVSCANGGVCFANRADGYICLCPLGFRGALCEESFSLSSPLFNETVFSYAVIPWPQSSQSYLSFTEFEVTFQPSTPDGVLLYSDDAGSGDFLAINLVDRYVEFRFDCGSGGAVIRSEEQISLDSWHELRVSRTAKSGILQVDSQRPMEGIAEGAFTQINCSSPLYIGGVPEYDKTKRTAGVIKPFTGIIQQLILNDRTIPITTGTAGGVNVANSAHPCVESPCANGGTCRPKWDGYECDCPLGYDGRHCQKGHRHDSFFSCKLSPLSLCFLSFQCFHGTECGNYCLNTVTEAIEIPQFIGRSYLTYDNRDILKRVSGSRTSLFMRFKSTAKDGLLLWRGDSPMRPNSDFLSMGLQDGALIFSYNLGSGVANIVVNGTFSDGKWHRVKAVRDGQSGKLTVDDYGAKTGRAPGKMRQLNINGPLYVGGMKEIALHTNRQYIGGLVGCVSHFTLSTDYHLALVEDAADGKNINTCSN is encoded by the exons ATCGCCTGAGTCCTCCATTAGACATCCAGCTGGAGACAATCAACTGCACTGCCTTCAGTGTACGATGGAAGATGCCCCGGAGACATGTTAGCACCATCACTGGATATAAG GTTTTCTACACAGAGATGAAGAATGGCCGTACAGTAGGGACTGCGTCTATAATGGAGGTCCCGCTCAGCTTGGACATGCTGACTACT ggACAATTTGATGGACAAGCAAGCTTT GATGTGGACATCAGTAATCTGAAGGTGAACACTAAATACAGAGTCAGTGTTGGAGCATATGGCTGGGCAGGGGAGGGAAGACCCAGCATGCCCAGAGACATCAGCACTGCTTCACAGG AAATGTGCATGCCCCCTTCACCCCCCTCCCAGCCCACTGTCATGGCCGTATCCGACACAGAGCTGGCGCTATCGTGGCAGCAAGGCGAGAGCGACGGAAGCGCACCTGTTCTTCACTTCCTGGTAGCTTACATCAG gcCAGAAATGGACACAGAGTGGACATACATTCGTGAGCCCATTGAGACTAACTCCATGGTTCTGAAAGGGTTACTTCCAGAAACAGAGTACCAGTTTGTTGTCAGGGCGGTCAACAAACACGGAGTTAGCCCACCCAGTCCTATCAACAACCCCGTGCGCACGCTCG CTTCTTATGGCAGACTTCTGAATGGAGGAGACACTTTTCAGTATGTGGTGCAGCAGCCTCGGTACAGACTAACAG GTGCATCAGATGTTGGCAGCGGTGACTATGGGAGTTACATCACAGATCCTGGGGTCAAAGATGAAGATGGCTTTGACATTGATGACTCTGATTATGATATTTTCATTGAAGAG TTGAAGCCATTTCCGGGTATAAGTCAGGACAACAGGAAGTCCCAACTGCGTTCACACTCTGGTCCCCCATCTGGTCGAAATGTTGTTTACCGTATGAACACCATGACTCCTCCAAATGTTACAGCTGCACCAGTTTCCACAACCACATCATCCATCTTTTCAGAGTTTACAGATCTGCTTTTCCCAGTCACTTCACAGCCCAGTAGCACTCTTGAGACCAAAACTACTGCCCCACTCACTCCTACCAG CATCCCTTTGTCGACCACCACTTCTACTACGACCACGTCCCCCTGGAAAGGCGAGGTACCTCGTGTGTACGACCTGAGCTGTGATGATACTGTGTGTCCGCCCGACAGCTTCTGTCTCACTGATTACGAAAGCGGCGGTTCGCGCTGCCACTGCAACCTTGGACGAAGAGGGGACACATGCTCTGAGG CGTTATCAGTGAAGTTTCCCAGATTCCATGGCCACTCTCACATGACCTTTGAACCCTTAAAAAACTCTTATCAAACCTTTCAGATTACTTTGGAGTTTAAG GCAGACTCTGAGGATGGGTTGCTGCTGTACTGTGGAGAGAATGAACATGGCCGTGGAGACTTTACTTCTTTGGCTTTGGTTCGGGGGAAGCTTCATTACAG GTTTAACTGTGGTACAGGAGCAGCTCAGATAGTCAGTGAGAGCCGCATTGTCCTCGGTCAGTGGCACACAGTAACTGTCTTCAGAGATGGCATGAGTGGCTGGCTCCGTATGGACAACGACACACCCATATCCGGACGATCACAG GGTCAGTATAGTAAGATCACCTTCCGCTCCCCGTTGTATGTGGGTGGATCCCCAAGCGCTTACTGGCTGGTCAAAGCGACAGGGACAAATCGTGGCTTTGTTGGCTGCATGCAGAGTCTGACCATCAACAATAAGGCTACAGACATCAGGCCCTGGCCCCTGGGCAGAGCTCTGAGTGGAGCTGATATAG GTGAGTGCAGTGACAATGTGTGCGACCTGGTCAGCTGTGCCAATGGCGGAGTCTGCTTTGCAAATCGTGCTGATGGCTACATCTGCCTGTGCCCACTTGGCTTCAGAGGAGCACTTTGTGAAGAGA GTTTCTCACTGTCCTCGCCGCTCTTCAATGAAACAGTGTTTTCATATGCCGTCATCCCAtggcctcagtcctcacagagttACCTGTCCTTCACTGAGTTTGAGGTGACGTTTCAGCCGTCAACCCCTGATGGAGTGCTGCTGTACAGTGATGACGCAGGGAGCGGGGACTTCCTTGCTATAAACCTGGTGGACAGATATGTAGAGTTCAGATTTGACTGTGGCTCTGGAGGAGCTGTCATAAG GAGTGAGGAGCAGATCAGTTTGGACTCATGGCATGAGCTAAGAGTATCACGTACAGCAAAGAGTGGTATCCTCCAGGTGGACAGCCAGAGACCTATGGAGGGGATTGCTGAG GGAGCTTTCACTCAGATCAACTGCAGCTCACCTCTCTATATTGGCGGCGTGCCAGAGTACGATAAAACCAAGAGGACAGCAGGTGTAATAAAGCCCTTCACTGGCATTATTCAGCAG CTAATACTCAATGATCGCACCATCCCCATAACAACTGGAACTGCTGGTGGAGTTAATGTAGCCAATTCTGCACACCCATGTGTGGAAAGTCCGTGTGCCAATGGAGGAACCTGCAggccaaagtgggatggatatGAGTGTGACTGCCCTCTAGGGTACGACGGGAGGCATTGCCAGAAAG gCCACCGACATGACAGTTTCTTCTCATGCAAACTTAGTCCCTTAAGTTTATGCTTTCTCTCCTTTCAATGCTTTCATGGAACAGAGTGTGGGAATTACTGTTTGAACA CTGTTACTGAAGCCATAGAGATTCCACAGTTCATCGGAAGAAGTTACCTGACCTATGACAACAGAGATATCCTTAAAAG AGTATCTGGGTCCAGAACCAGCCTTTTCATGCGTTTTAAGAGCACAGCCAAAGACGGGTTGTTGCTCTGGCGAGGAGACAGTCCAATGAGACCCAACAGTGACTTCCTTTCTATGGGTCTTCAAGATGGTGCTCTCATCTTCAG TTACAACCTGGGCAGTGGTGTAGCCAACATTGTCGTCAACGGGACCTTTAGTGATGGAAAGTGGCACAGAGTCAAAGCTGTGAG GGATGGCCAGTCAGGAAAGCTGACTGTCGATGACTATGGGGCAAAGACAGGCAGGGCGCCCGGCAAAATGAGACAACTTAATATCAATGGACCCTTATATGTTG GTGGCATGAAGGAGATAGCGCTTCACACAAACAGACAGTACATTGGAGGCTTGGTGGGCTGTGTGTCCCACTTCACACTGTCCACGGACTATCACTTAGCGCTGGTGGAGGACGCTGCTGACGGCAAGAACATCAACACCTGTTCCAACTAG
- the LOC116336440 gene encoding pikachurin isoform X3, whose protein sequence is MESKCKERSLLYLLFFAICTANVCFCARRSNARRSDRLSPPLDIQLETINCTAFSVRWKMPRRHVSTITGYKVFYTEMKNGRTVGTASIMEVPLSLDMLTTGQFDGQASFDVDISNLKVNTKYRVSVGAYGWAGEGRPSMPRDISTASQEMCMPPSPPSQPTVMAVSDTELALSWQQGESDGSAPVLHFLVAYIRPEMDTEWTYIREPIETNSMVLKGLLPETEYQFVVRAVNKHGVSPPSPINNPVRTLASYGRLLNGGDTFQYVVQQPRYRLTGASDVGSGDYGSYITDPGVKDEDGFDIDDSDYDIFIEELKPFPGISQDNRKSQLRSHSGPPSGRNVVYRMNTMTPPNVTAAPVSTTTSSIFSEFTDLLFPVTSQPSSTLETKTTAPLTPTSIPLSTTTSTTTTSPWKGEVPRVYDLSCDDTVCPPDSFCLTDYESGGSRCHCNLGRRGDTCSEALSVKFPRFHGHSHMTFEPLKNSYQTFQITLEFKADSEDGLLLYCGENEHGRGDFTSLALVRGKLHYRFNCGTGAAQIVSESRIVLGQWHTVTVFRDGMSGWLRMDNDTPISGRSQGQYSKITFRSPLYVGGSPSAYWLVKATGTNRGFVGCMQSLTINNKATDIRPWPLGRALSGADIGECSDNVCDLVSCANGGVCFANRADGYICLCPLGFRGALCEESFSLSSPLFNETVFSYAVIPWPQSSQSYLSFTEFEVTFQPSTPDGVLLYSDDAGSGDFLAINLVDRYVEFRFDCGSGGAVIRSEEQISLDSWHELRVSRTAKSGILQVDSQRPMEGIAEGAFTQINCSSPLYIGGVPEYDKTKRTAGVIKPFTGIIQQLILNDRTIPITTGTAGGVNVANSAHPCVESPCANGGTCRPKWDGYECDCPLGYDGRHCQKECGNYCLNTVTEAIEIPQFIGRSYLTYDNRDILKRVSGSRTSLFMRFKSTAKDGLLLWRGDSPMRPNSDFLSMGLQDGALIFSYNLGSGVANIVVNGTFSDGKWHRVKAVRDGQSGKLTVDDYGAKTGRAPGKMRQLNINGPLYVGGMKEIALHTNRQYIGGLVGCVSHFTLSTDYHLALVEDAADGKNINTCSN, encoded by the exons ATCGCCTGAGTCCTCCATTAGACATCCAGCTGGAGACAATCAACTGCACTGCCTTCAGTGTACGATGGAAGATGCCCCGGAGACATGTTAGCACCATCACTGGATATAAG GTTTTCTACACAGAGATGAAGAATGGCCGTACAGTAGGGACTGCGTCTATAATGGAGGTCCCGCTCAGCTTGGACATGCTGACTACT ggACAATTTGATGGACAAGCAAGCTTT GATGTGGACATCAGTAATCTGAAGGTGAACACTAAATACAGAGTCAGTGTTGGAGCATATGGCTGGGCAGGGGAGGGAAGACCCAGCATGCCCAGAGACATCAGCACTGCTTCACAGG AAATGTGCATGCCCCCTTCACCCCCCTCCCAGCCCACTGTCATGGCCGTATCCGACACAGAGCTGGCGCTATCGTGGCAGCAAGGCGAGAGCGACGGAAGCGCACCTGTTCTTCACTTCCTGGTAGCTTACATCAG gcCAGAAATGGACACAGAGTGGACATACATTCGTGAGCCCATTGAGACTAACTCCATGGTTCTGAAAGGGTTACTTCCAGAAACAGAGTACCAGTTTGTTGTCAGGGCGGTCAACAAACACGGAGTTAGCCCACCCAGTCCTATCAACAACCCCGTGCGCACGCTCG CTTCTTATGGCAGACTTCTGAATGGAGGAGACACTTTTCAGTATGTGGTGCAGCAGCCTCGGTACAGACTAACAG GTGCATCAGATGTTGGCAGCGGTGACTATGGGAGTTACATCACAGATCCTGGGGTCAAAGATGAAGATGGCTTTGACATTGATGACTCTGATTATGATATTTTCATTGAAGAG TTGAAGCCATTTCCGGGTATAAGTCAGGACAACAGGAAGTCCCAACTGCGTTCACACTCTGGTCCCCCATCTGGTCGAAATGTTGTTTACCGTATGAACACCATGACTCCTCCAAATGTTACAGCTGCACCAGTTTCCACAACCACATCATCCATCTTTTCAGAGTTTACAGATCTGCTTTTCCCAGTCACTTCACAGCCCAGTAGCACTCTTGAGACCAAAACTACTGCCCCACTCACTCCTACCAG CATCCCTTTGTCGACCACCACTTCTACTACGACCACGTCCCCCTGGAAAGGCGAGGTACCTCGTGTGTACGACCTGAGCTGTGATGATACTGTGTGTCCGCCCGACAGCTTCTGTCTCACTGATTACGAAAGCGGCGGTTCGCGCTGCCACTGCAACCTTGGACGAAGAGGGGACACATGCTCTGAGG CGTTATCAGTGAAGTTTCCCAGATTCCATGGCCACTCTCACATGACCTTTGAACCCTTAAAAAACTCTTATCAAACCTTTCAGATTACTTTGGAGTTTAAG GCAGACTCTGAGGATGGGTTGCTGCTGTACTGTGGAGAGAATGAACATGGCCGTGGAGACTTTACTTCTTTGGCTTTGGTTCGGGGGAAGCTTCATTACAG GTTTAACTGTGGTACAGGAGCAGCTCAGATAGTCAGTGAGAGCCGCATTGTCCTCGGTCAGTGGCACACAGTAACTGTCTTCAGAGATGGCATGAGTGGCTGGCTCCGTATGGACAACGACACACCCATATCCGGACGATCACAG GGTCAGTATAGTAAGATCACCTTCCGCTCCCCGTTGTATGTGGGTGGATCCCCAAGCGCTTACTGGCTGGTCAAAGCGACAGGGACAAATCGTGGCTTTGTTGGCTGCATGCAGAGTCTGACCATCAACAATAAGGCTACAGACATCAGGCCCTGGCCCCTGGGCAGAGCTCTGAGTGGAGCTGATATAG GTGAGTGCAGTGACAATGTGTGCGACCTGGTCAGCTGTGCCAATGGCGGAGTCTGCTTTGCAAATCGTGCTGATGGCTACATCTGCCTGTGCCCACTTGGCTTCAGAGGAGCACTTTGTGAAGAGA GTTTCTCACTGTCCTCGCCGCTCTTCAATGAAACAGTGTTTTCATATGCCGTCATCCCAtggcctcagtcctcacagagttACCTGTCCTTCACTGAGTTTGAGGTGACGTTTCAGCCGTCAACCCCTGATGGAGTGCTGCTGTACAGTGATGACGCAGGGAGCGGGGACTTCCTTGCTATAAACCTGGTGGACAGATATGTAGAGTTCAGATTTGACTGTGGCTCTGGAGGAGCTGTCATAAG GAGTGAGGAGCAGATCAGTTTGGACTCATGGCATGAGCTAAGAGTATCACGTACAGCAAAGAGTGGTATCCTCCAGGTGGACAGCCAGAGACCTATGGAGGGGATTGCTGAG GGAGCTTTCACTCAGATCAACTGCAGCTCACCTCTCTATATTGGCGGCGTGCCAGAGTACGATAAAACCAAGAGGACAGCAGGTGTAATAAAGCCCTTCACTGGCATTATTCAGCAG CTAATACTCAATGATCGCACCATCCCCATAACAACTGGAACTGCTGGTGGAGTTAATGTAGCCAATTCTGCACACCCATGTGTGGAAAGTCCGTGTGCCAATGGAGGAACCTGCAggccaaagtgggatggatatGAGTGTGACTGCCCTCTAGGGTACGACGGGAGGCATTGCCAGAAAG AGTGTGGGAATTACTGTTTGAACA CTGTTACTGAAGCCATAGAGATTCCACAGTTCATCGGAAGAAGTTACCTGACCTATGACAACAGAGATATCCTTAAAAG AGTATCTGGGTCCAGAACCAGCCTTTTCATGCGTTTTAAGAGCACAGCCAAAGACGGGTTGTTGCTCTGGCGAGGAGACAGTCCAATGAGACCCAACAGTGACTTCCTTTCTATGGGTCTTCAAGATGGTGCTCTCATCTTCAG TTACAACCTGGGCAGTGGTGTAGCCAACATTGTCGTCAACGGGACCTTTAGTGATGGAAAGTGGCACAGAGTCAAAGCTGTGAG GGATGGCCAGTCAGGAAAGCTGACTGTCGATGACTATGGGGCAAAGACAGGCAGGGCGCCCGGCAAAATGAGACAACTTAATATCAATGGACCCTTATATGTTG GTGGCATGAAGGAGATAGCGCTTCACACAAACAGACAGTACATTGGAGGCTTGGTGGGCTGTGTGTCCCACTTCACACTGTCCACGGACTATCACTTAGCGCTGGTGGAGGACGCTGCTGACGGCAAGAACATCAACACCTGTTCCAACTAG